Part of the Salinigranum rubrum genome is shown below.
CTTCGCCGGACGGGGCCCCGCGGAGGTTTCCTTCAGCTCGAGGACCGCCCGGAACACCCGCTTGCCGTCGCGCTGGACCACCACGAGGAAGTTCTCGCCCCGTTCGTGGAGGAACAGCGTGTCGACCTGCCCGACCTGCTGTGACACGCCTTCGAGTAGGAGAACGGGGTATTTCAGCGGTTCGTCTCCCGGTGGCGGTCGGACCGACTCGGCGAGATACTCCCGAAAAATTCGTGTCGAAACGGGCGAGCCGCACGCCCGTCGTTCTCCTCTCCTCTTCGCCTCCTCTCTCTTTTCTCTCCTCTCCTCTTCTCTCCTCTTCGCCTCCTCTCTCTTTTCCTCGCCCTCTCCTCGCGCCCTCCGAATGCGCGCAGCGGTGTGCCTACTCGACGATGAACTGCCCGGCGACGTCGAGGATCTCGTCCATCGACTGCGCCTCGTCGAACGCGTCGGGGAACGGCACGCCGCCGTTGAGCAGGTTGAGATACGAGGCGTGGCGGGCTTCGACGGTGGCGACGGTCGCCGCGGCCGTCTGGAGGTCGGGGCTCTCGATGAGGTCGAGCGCCCCCGCGTACGCCATCACGCCGGTGTTCTCCAGCGCCTGTGCGGTCGAGAGGAACTGCATCGGACCCATCTCGCTGTTTCGAGGGACGCCGAAGTCGTACTCGGCCGCCTGGACGGGTTCGCCGCCGAGCGTCCGGATGGCGGTCGTCAGCACGTCCACGTGGGTCGACTCGTGCTCGCCGATGAGCTGGATGTTGTCGTACACCTCGTTGAGGAGTTCCTCGGGGAACCGCTGGAGCGGCTCCGCCGACATCACCGTCTCCCGGCTGAGAATCGCGTCGCGGTAGAAGGCGTTTTCGAGGTGTTCGAGCGTCAGCGCGTAGTTGAGGACGTCGACGTCGGTTCCGGCCTGGCTGAACGGGTTCTCCTCTCCCATTCCGCTGCCACGGCCGTTTCCGGACTCGCCCTCGTGTTCGTCCGCGCTCGCGAGGCCGCTCGCGCTGAGCGCCCCCGCACCGAGCGCGGCGGAACCGGCGAGGAAGCCGCGTCGTGAGGTCAGTTGGTCTCGGACTCGCGCGATGACGCGCGCGAACTCCGGGCTGGACTGTGGGTCGTCGGTCGGGGACTCGTCGTCTGTCATGGTTCTGCGGCGTGTCGCCGCGACTACTGCTCTCTCGACTGATATGAAAGCGGTTTTCCGAGTTCTAACCGGGTTCTCACCCAATTCTCTTCGGAGTCAGTAGCGGTGAATTTCACGACATTGAGACGTTCTGTGCGGTCCTCCCGCCTCGTCCTTCGATAGACTACACCCGCTGAAAACACGTTCCGAACCCCTGTCATAACCCCGTCTGGTCGACGGTACGTGTCCGTCTCCGTCGGGGTTCTCGAACGCGGCTCGACTCAGCGGTCGTCGTCGACGAGTTCGATGGCGTCGTCGCCGTTGGGTACCGCACAGATGAACGCACCCTCCTCTTCGCCCGTGTTCCGGTACCAGTGGACCGTGCCGGCGGGAATGAGAAGCGAGTCGCCCGCCTCGACCGAGAACTCCTCGTCGCCGATGCCGACCGTGTACTCGCCGGCGAGGACGTACTGTTCGTGTTCGACCTCGTTGGTGTGTCTCGGCACTTCCGCGCCCGGCGCGAGCGTGAACCGCCGGATTGCGAAGTGTGGCGCGCCGTCGGCTTCTGAGACCAGGACGCCTTTCTTCATCCCCGTTGCCGCACTCACGTCCTCGTACTCGATTTCTTCTGCGCGTCGCACGAGCGGCTGTGGTTCGGTGTCGGTGGTGGTTTCGCTCATGGGATAGACCACGTCGCGGCCGGTGTAAGGTCTGTCGCCGGAAGGGTGGCTAGTTTCGGTTCGACTTCTCCCCGTGAGGCGGGTTCCGACACGAGGTGTACGGCTGTCCCGAGCGGCTGGTGTGGTGCAGGAGGTCTGACGAGCAGGGTCGGGAGGACGAGGCTGCGGTTCACCGTGCCCGTGTACTGTGCGGACGTTCCCTGGAGCCACCTGTTTATCAATCGCTCCTCCCCCGTCCGACGGCACGACGTTCTCACGGCAGACACGTCCGTTTAAGAACCTCAACCGATTACCTACTCGTATGCGAGGAATCCGTATCGGGAGCGCGTTCGGAATCCCCATCCGTCTCGACGTCACCTTTCTCCTCGTGCTCCCGCTGTTCGCCTGGCTCATCGGCTCCGACATCGCGAACCTGACGGGGGTGATAAACGGCCTCTTCGGGACCGCAATCGCGCCGGACCCGCTCACCGCCGGGTCGATGCGGTGGGTGCTGGGGAGCGCCGCCGCCCTCGGGCTGTTCTTCGGCGTCTTACTCCACGAGTTCGGCCACTCGCTCGTCGCGATGCGCTACGGCTACGAAATCGAATCCATCACCCTCTGGCTCTTCGGCGGGGTCGCCCGCTTCACCGAGATTCCCGAAGACTGGAAGCAGGAACTGAACATCGCCGTCGCGGGTCCGGTCGTGAGCGTCCTCGTCGGCGTCGTCTCCTACGTCGGCTTCGTCGCGCTCCCGTTGGGCGATCCGGTGCAGTTCGTCCTCGGCTACCTCGCGCTGACGAACGTCGCGCTCGCGGTGTTCAACATGCTCCCGGGCTTCCCGATGGACGGCGGGCGCGTCCTCCGCGCGCTCCTCGCGCGCAACCGTCCGCACGCCCGCGCGACCCAGTTGGCGGCCGAGGTCGGCAAGGTGTTCGCGTTCCTCCTGGGGCTGTTCGGCCTCTTCGCGAACCTGTT
Proteins encoded:
- a CDS encoding ferritin-like domain-containing protein; amino-acid sequence: MTDDESPTDDPQSSPEFARVIARVRDQLTSRRGFLAGSAALGAGALSASGLASADEHEGESGNGRGSGMGEENPFSQAGTDVDVLNYALTLEHLENAFYRDAILSRETVMSAEPLQRFPEELLNEVYDNIQLIGEHESTHVDVLTTAIRTLGGEPVQAAEYDFGVPRNSEMGPMQFLSTAQALENTGVMAYAGALDLIESPDLQTAAATVATVEARHASYLNLLNGGVPFPDAFDEAQSMDEILDVAGQFIVE
- a CDS encoding cupin domain-containing protein encodes the protein MSETTTDTEPQPLVRRAEEIEYEDVSAATGMKKGVLVSEADGAPHFAIRRFTLAPGAEVPRHTNEVEHEQYVLAGEYTVGIGDEEFSVEAGDSLLIPAGTVHWYRNTGEEEGAFICAVPNGDDAIELVDDDR
- a CDS encoding CBS domain-containing protein, coding for MRGIRIGSAFGIPIRLDVTFLLVLPLFAWLIGSDIANLTGVINGLFGTAIAPDPLTAGSMRWVLGSAAALGLFFGVLLHEFGHSLVAMRYGYEIESITLWLFGGVARFTEIPEDWKQELNIAVAGPVVSVLVGVVSYVGFVALPLGDPVQFVLGYLALTNVALAVFNMLPGFPMDGGRVLRALLARNRPHARATQLAAEVGKVFAFLLGLFGLFANLFLVALAFFIYMGASSEAQQTVMKAAFQDVIVRDIMTPREELHVVDERTSIAELLERMFRERHTGYPVMRNGHLVGMVTLDDAREVREVERDAYRVDDVMADELATIAPDADAMEAITMMQQHGVGRLPVVQDGEFVGLVSRSDLVTAFNIIQSRGSLDSLGREPSLDVRPGP